A genomic region of Kribbella sp. NBC_00382 contains the following coding sequences:
- the trpS gene encoding tryptophan--tRNA ligase, translating to MTSLSGITPSGRLTLGNHLGALRRFTDPDGFYFVANQHAMTTKHDPQRLRVLTREMATLMLAAGLPPGTVFVQSDVPAHAQLAYLLECTSYVGELSRMIQYKEKGRGRPMTRASLFTYPCLMAADILLYGTDRVPVGGDQDQHVELARDVAIRFNREYGETFVVPELQKAALAMRIKDLSNPTAKMSKSDEDNAVGTIRLLDPPDVIRRQVMRAVTDSDGEVRHDEENKPGITNLLEILAACTDGDPVELASSYETYGALKTDVADAVLAVIEPLQKEYARLASDPGSVDAVLAQGRDRAIEASAPRLRAATVAMGLAGSSA from the coding sequence ATGACCTCGCTTTCTGGAATCACCCCGTCCGGCCGGCTCACGCTGGGCAACCACCTCGGCGCCCTGCGGCGGTTCACGGATCCGGATGGGTTCTACTTCGTTGCCAATCAGCACGCGATGACGACCAAGCACGATCCACAGCGGTTGCGCGTTCTGACCCGGGAGATGGCGACGCTGATGCTTGCCGCCGGGTTGCCGCCCGGGACGGTGTTCGTGCAGTCCGACGTACCGGCGCACGCTCAGCTTGCGTACCTGCTCGAGTGCACCTCGTACGTCGGGGAGCTGTCGCGGATGATCCAGTACAAGGAAAAGGGCCGGGGCAGACCGATGACTCGCGCCTCGCTCTTCACCTATCCGTGCCTGATGGCGGCGGACATCCTGCTCTACGGCACCGATCGGGTGCCGGTCGGTGGCGACCAGGACCAGCACGTCGAGCTGGCCCGCGATGTCGCGATCCGGTTCAACCGGGAGTACGGCGAGACGTTCGTCGTACCGGAGTTGCAGAAGGCCGCGCTGGCGATGCGGATCAAGGATCTGTCCAACCCGACCGCGAAGATGAGCAAGTCCGACGAGGACAACGCCGTCGGTACGATCCGGCTGCTCGACCCGCCGGATGTGATCCGCCGCCAGGTCATGCGCGCGGTGACCGACTCGGACGGGGAGGTCCGGCACGACGAGGAGAACAAGCCGGGCATCACCAACCTGCTGGAGATCCTGGCCGCCTGCACCGACGGCGATCCGGTCGAACTCGCCAGTTCGTACGAGACGTACGGCGCCCTGAAGACCGACGTGGCGGACGCCGTGCTGGCGGTGATCGAGCCGCTGCAGAAGGAGTACGCGCGGCTGGCGTCCGACCCCGGGTCCGTCGACGCGGTGCTCGCGCAAGGACGCGACCGGGCGATCGAGGCAAGCGCACCGCGACTCCGGGCGGCGACCGTCGCGATGGGTTTGGCAGGATCGTCTGCGTGA
- a CDS encoding TetR/AcrR family transcriptional regulator, producing the protein MQQTSRAAQREQTKARILAAARQLFGEHGYDRTTIRSIAAAAGSDPGLVMRYFESKENLFAQVATIPADGPIEGDTDRIAELLTAALGSKLADEPAAGLAALRAMFSHPEAAKEVRTAMIGQQRQIAALMPGEDAVLRAGVIGALTIGTVIARHLLQLDGLADASPDEITQLVGPLIDTLVTGTA; encoded by the coding sequence ATGCAGCAGACAAGCAGGGCGGCGCAGCGGGAGCAGACCAAGGCCCGGATCCTGGCCGCGGCCCGGCAGTTGTTCGGCGAGCACGGCTACGACCGGACGACGATCCGTTCGATCGCGGCCGCGGCCGGCAGCGACCCTGGCCTGGTGATGCGGTACTTCGAGTCGAAGGAGAACCTCTTCGCCCAGGTGGCGACGATCCCCGCCGACGGCCCGATCGAGGGCGACACAGACCGGATCGCCGAACTGCTGACCGCCGCCCTGGGCAGCAAACTGGCCGACGAACCGGCGGCCGGACTCGCAGCACTCCGTGCGATGTTCAGCCATCCCGAGGCAGCCAAAGAAGTCCGCACCGCGATGATCGGCCAGCAACGCCAGATCGCGGCACTGATGCCCGGCGAGGACGCCGTACTACGAGCAGGCGTGATCGGCGCCCTGACCATCGGCACCGTGATCGCCCGCCACCTCCTCCAGCTCGACGGCCTCGCCGACGCCTCCCCCGACGAGATCACCCAGCTGGTCGGCCCACTCATCGACACTCTGGTCACCGGCACCGCTTGA
- a CDS encoding endonuclease/exonuclease/phosphatase family protein has protein sequence MKLRVATFNIRNSSAPDGDDSWVLRREATAAAIEELAADVVGLQEVLPDQLEYLRERFAEYEIVGAGRDDGVHAGEHSVVMIRLGDWRVESHETRWLSTTPSTPGSVGWDADLTRIATLVRIAHADGTRAGIANTHYDHLGEVAQLESSKLLNQWMSAEPDLHWVLLGDLNVEPGSAPLKLLLDAGWLDAVPAEAGGTFHDFGRATQQGRIDHILIGRGWRVVDAEVSHYRPDGRLPSDHWPVVATLDLVEDLFAQ, from the coding sequence GTGAAGCTGAGAGTGGCGACGTTCAACATCCGGAACTCCTCGGCGCCCGACGGCGACGACTCGTGGGTACTGCGACGCGAGGCGACCGCGGCTGCGATCGAGGAGTTGGCGGCCGACGTGGTCGGGCTGCAGGAAGTGCTGCCCGACCAGTTGGAGTATCTGCGCGAGCGGTTCGCGGAGTACGAGATCGTCGGAGCCGGACGGGATGACGGCGTCCACGCGGGCGAGCACTCGGTGGTGATGATCCGGCTAGGTGATTGGCGGGTCGAGTCGCACGAAACGCGGTGGTTGTCGACGACGCCGTCGACGCCGGGGTCGGTCGGGTGGGATGCGGATCTCACCCGGATCGCCACGCTGGTACGGATCGCTCACGCCGACGGCACGCGGGCCGGGATCGCCAACACGCACTACGACCACCTCGGCGAGGTCGCGCAACTGGAGTCGTCCAAGTTGCTCAACCAGTGGATGTCGGCCGAGCCGGATCTCCACTGGGTCCTGCTCGGTGACCTGAACGTCGAGCCTGGTTCGGCGCCATTGAAGCTGCTGCTCGACGCGGGCTGGCTGGACGCAGTACCGGCCGAGGCCGGCGGCACCTTCCACGACTTCGGTCGCGCCACACAACAAGGCCGGATCGACCACATCCTGATCGGCAGGGGCTGGCGGGTCGTCGACGCCGAGGTCTCCCACTACCGGCCAGATGGTCGCCTTCCGAGCGACCACTGGCCGGTCGTCGCGACCCTAGATCTTGTTGAAGACCTCTTCGCGCAGTAG